The following are encoded in a window of Candidatus Falkowbacteria bacterium genomic DNA:
- a CDS encoding AtpZ/AtpI family protein, with amino-acid sequence MSDTSKQQAPWWQPGLILFLKLNGWIVAPVVVAIIIGKWLDGRLGTAPWVMVASIIIAFSLSVFGITRQGLKAMNSQDEKNNKDNKND; translated from the coding sequence ATGTCAGATACGAGCAAACAACAAGCTCCATGGTGGCAACCGGGCTTGATTTTATTTTTAAAACTGAACGGCTGGATTGTTGCGCCGGTAGTGGTTGCTATCATTATCGGCAAATGGCTTGATGGCCGGTTAGGGACCGCTCCTTGGGTCATGGTGGCTTCGATCATCATCGCCTTTTCGTTGTCCGTTTTCGGAATTACACGGCAAGGCCTCAAGGCCATGAATAGCCAGGACGAAAAAAACAATAAAGATAATAAGAACGATTAA
- a CDS encoding F0F1 ATP synthase subunit A — protein MTEATTNNQAEAAPQEGGEIIHESTIFAEPVAHIGSFTITNSLIMSWVTVLVLVVGFILVGRRLRQTPKGLQNVFEILLEEALNLADMVTGSRKKTERFLPITLALFLFILVNNWLGLLPGVGTIGMVETHGTERIFVPFLRGGTADLNLTLAIALFAVVMSHIMGVVMVGAWGHFNKFININAFKDMLKKVRKEPMVLIVNPIKIFVSLIELVGEFAKVASLSLRLFGNIFAGEVLLATMMSLMAFFLPLPFMFLEMIVGVVQALVFAVLTLAFMSIAATHEEH, from the coding sequence ATGACTGAAGCAACGACCAATAATCAGGCCGAGGCCGCACCGCAAGAGGGCGGAGAGATTATCCACGAATCCACCATCTTTGCCGAACCGGTAGCGCACATCGGAAGTTTCACTATTACCAACTCATTAATCATGAGCTGGGTCACCGTCCTGGTCCTGGTTGTCGGCTTCATTCTCGTCGGTCGACGTCTGCGCCAAACCCCCAAGGGTCTGCAGAATGTTTTTGAAATCTTGCTCGAAGAGGCTTTGAATCTGGCCGATATGGTTACGGGCAGCCGTAAAAAGACAGAGCGCTTCTTACCGATTACGTTGGCGCTCTTTTTGTTTATCTTGGTCAATAATTGGCTAGGCCTCCTGCCTGGCGTCGGCACGATCGGCATGGTTGAGACTCACGGCACCGAAAGGATTTTCGTGCCGTTTCTGCGTGGCGGAACCGCCGACCTGAACCTTACCCTGGCCATCGCCCTGTTCGCCGTCGTCATGTCCCACATCATGGGCGTGGTAATGGTCGGAGCTTGGGGCCATTTCAATAAGTTCATCAACATCAACGCGTTCAAAGATATGCTGAAGAAGGTCCGCAAGGAACCGATGGTCCTAATCGTCAATCCGATCAAGATATTTGTCAGCTTGATCGAGTTGGTGGGCGAGTTCGCCAAAGTGGCCTCCTTGTCACTGCGGCTTTTCGGCAACATCTTTGCCGGCGAGGTGCTGTTGGCGACCATGATGAGCTTGATGGCTTTTTTCCTGCCATTGCCGTTCATGTTTCTGGAGATGATCGTCGGCGTGGTCCAAGCATTGGTCTTCGCGGTCCTAACCCTGGCTTTCATGTCGATCGCCGCCACCCACGAAGAACATTAA
- the atpH gene encoding ATP synthase F1 subunit delta — translation MKASAKQYANALYQSTVEASKKELPEIIEQFVLTLRKNNAIGKVDDIMAEFSKLWNAGQDLVEVEAITAQEADSETKHALEAYAKEVTGAKKVELNHRVSPEIIAGFVLRAGDQVFDASAATKLKQLKREIIG, via the coding sequence ATGAAAGCTAGCGCCAAACAATACGCCAATGCCTTGTATCAATCGACGGTCGAGGCCAGCAAGAAGGAACTGCCGGAAATCATCGAGCAATTCGTCTTGACGCTGCGCAAGAACAACGCCATTGGCAAGGTTGATGATATTATGGCCGAGTTCAGCAAGCTTTGGAATGCCGGGCAGGATTTGGTCGAGGTGGAGGCGATAACGGCCCAGGAAGCTGACAGCGAAACCAAACATGCGCTCGAGGCGTATGCCAAGGAGGTCACTGGAGCCAAGAAAGTCGAGCTGAATCATCGGGTGTCCCCGGAAATCATCGCCGGATTCGTACTGCGGGCGGGTGACCAGGTCTTCGATGCCAGCGCAGCGACCAAACTCAAACAGCTGAAGCGCGAGATTATCGGTTAA
- the atpE gene encoding ATP synthase F0 subunit C, with amino-acid sequence MELTMIAKALSIGLGSIGTGIGIGMIGAKAMESIGRNPESAGKLFVPMLLMAAFTEAIAIYALVIAFTIK; translated from the coding sequence ATGGAATTGACAATGATTGCAAAGGCCCTGTCTATCGGACTCGGTTCGATCGGCACCGGCATCGGCATCGGCATGATCGGCGCTAAGGCTATGGAATCGATCGGCCGCAACCCGGAATCTGCCGGCAAGCTGTTCGTGCCTATGCTTCTGATGGCCGCTTTTACCGAAGCTATCGCCATTTACGCCCTGGTTATTGCTTTTACTATCAAATAG
- the atpF gene encoding F0F1 ATP synthase subunit B, translating to MGEIVSTFHLDIKLILAQLVNFFIILGVMYKFAYRPTLKMLNDRSEKIAKSLEQAKEIETKLVSTEEDRRSVIAEARKEATAIVEKSRLAAEERREEMIAKAKEEIGQIIDQEKEKIRAEKGEALKAIRTEVAELVTLAVEKVLAEKMTKKEDKELIKKIVKEDK from the coding sequence ATGGGAGAAATAGTTTCCACATTCCATTTGGACATCAAATTGATTTTGGCCCAGCTGGTCAACTTCTTCATCATCTTGGGCGTGATGTACAAGTTCGCTTACAGGCCGACCCTGAAAATGCTGAACGACCGCAGCGAGAAGATCGCCAAGAGCCTGGAGCAGGCCAAGGAAATCGAGACCAAATTGGTCAGCACCGAAGAAGATCGCCGTTCAGTGATCGCCGAGGCTCGCAAAGAAGCGACCGCGATCGTAGAGAAGTCCAGGCTGGCAGCCGAAGAGCGCCGTGAAGAGATGATTGCCAAAGCCAAAGAAGAAATCGGCCAGATCATCGACCAGGAAAAGGAGAAGATCCGCGCTGAAAAGGGCGAAGCTTTGAAGGCTATCCGCACCGAAGTGGCCGAACTGGTTACGCTGGCAGTAGAAAAGGTGCTGGCAGAAAAGATGACCAAGAAAGAGGACAAGGAATTGATCAAGAAAATCGTAAAGGAAGACAAGTAA